The Crocosphaera subtropica ATCC 51142 genome includes a window with the following:
- a CDS encoding fructosamine kinase family protein — protein MWTQISEHISQATGKSFTIESQKSVSGGCINQGYCLIGEDTKYFVKINHASQVEMFTAEALGLKEMAETQTIRVPKPICWGMTERSSYIVLEWLEFGRSSKDSWDLMGRNLANMHQYQGQSKFGWSQNNTIGSTPQVNNWTEKWSDFFADHRIGFQLKLASRKGGNFGNYSQIVEKVRDILSTIHPQPSLVHGDLWSGNAAVTEAGEPVILDPATYYGDREVDIAMTELFGGFPAPFYRGYNEVFPLDEGYKKRKTLYNLYHILNHYNLFGGGYGSQANYMIQEVLKS, from the coding sequence ATGTGGACACAAATTTCTGAACATATCAGTCAAGCAACAGGAAAATCTTTCACCATTGAAAGTCAAAAATCAGTGAGTGGAGGCTGTATTAATCAAGGTTATTGTCTGATTGGAGAAGATACTAAATACTTCGTAAAAATCAACCATGCGTCTCAAGTAGAAATGTTTACGGCCGAAGCATTGGGACTAAAAGAAATGGCAGAAACTCAAACCATTCGAGTGCCTAAACCCATCTGTTGGGGAATGACAGAACGCTCTAGTTACATTGTTTTAGAATGGCTAGAATTTGGTCGTTCTTCTAAAGATTCTTGGGACTTAATGGGAAGAAATCTTGCAAACATGCACCAATACCAAGGACAAAGTAAGTTTGGCTGGAGTCAAAATAATACGATTGGTTCAACACCACAAGTCAATAATTGGACAGAAAAGTGGTCTGACTTTTTTGCAGATCATCGTATTGGGTTTCAGTTAAAATTAGCATCAAGAAAGGGAGGAAATTTCGGTAACTATAGTCAAATTGTAGAAAAAGTAAGAGATATTTTATCAACAATTCATCCTCAACCTTCTTTAGTCCACGGTGATTTATGGTCAGGAAATGCAGCAGTAACAGAAGCAGGAGAACCGGTTATATTAGATCCTGCTACCTATTACGGCGATCGAGAGGTTGATATCGCCATGACTGAACTATTTGGGGGGTTTCCAGCTCCATTTTATCGGGGATATAATGAGGTTTTCCCCTTAGATGAAGGGTATAAAAAACGAAAAACTTTGTACAATCTTTATCATATTTTAAATCATTA
- a CDS encoding M16 family metallopeptidase, which translates to MLSSVLDSSATHAPTIVNLDNGLTIIAEQMPVEAVNLNVWLRVGSALESNDINGMAHFLEHMVFKGTPKLKSGEFEQRIEQKGAVTNAATSQEYTHFYVTSAPPDFAELVPLQLDVVFNPMIENGAFEREKLVVLEEIRRSHDNPNRRTFYRAMETCFESLPYRRPVLGPASVIEGLTSQQMREFHGSCYHPTSVTAVAVGNLPVEELVETVANSFEQTYYAKQTISDTFKALKFPTVPELPFQDIIRQEYEDDQLQQARLIMMWKVPGFLELNETYALDVLASILGKGKTSRLFQDLREDKGLVSQISVSNMTQKVQGMFYVAAKLSKDNITEVEKIIIQHLHKIQKESIKEEELNRIKRQAINRFIFNNERPSDRTNLYGYYYSQMQDINMALSYPQIIQSLTLNDIQKAAQKYLNLNAYGVTIVKNCN; encoded by the coding sequence ATGCTTTCTTCCGTCCTTGATTCATCAGCTACCCATGCACCCACTATTGTTAATCTAGACAATGGATTAACAATTATTGCTGAGCAAATGCCTGTTGAAGCGGTTAACCTTAATGTATGGCTTAGGGTAGGGTCAGCTTTAGAGTCCAATGATATCAACGGAATGGCTCATTTTCTCGAACATATGGTCTTTAAAGGGACACCTAAGTTGAAAAGTGGAGAATTTGAGCAACGGATTGAACAAAAAGGTGCGGTTACTAATGCAGCTACTTCTCAAGAATACACCCATTTTTATGTTACCAGCGCACCTCCAGATTTTGCGGAGCTAGTGCCGTTACAGTTAGATGTTGTCTTCAATCCTATGATTGAGAATGGGGCATTTGAACGAGAAAAATTAGTTGTTTTAGAAGAAATTAGACGTTCTCATGATAATCCTAACCGTCGTACCTTTTATCGAGCGATGGAGACTTGTTTTGAAAGCTTACCTTATCGTCGTCCCGTCTTGGGTCCAGCATCAGTTATTGAAGGGTTAACTTCTCAACAAATGCGTGAGTTTCATGGTAGTTGTTATCATCCCACGTCAGTTACAGCAGTAGCAGTAGGAAATCTTCCTGTTGAAGAATTAGTTGAGACTGTTGCTAATAGTTTTGAGCAGACTTATTACGCTAAACAAACGATTTCGGATACTTTTAAGGCTTTAAAATTCCCTACTGTTCCTGAGTTACCATTTCAAGACATTATACGCCAAGAATATGAAGATGATCAACTGCAACAAGCACGGTTAATTATGATGTGGAAAGTACCGGGGTTTTTGGAGTTAAATGAGACTTATGCGTTGGATGTTTTAGCCTCTATTTTAGGGAAAGGAAAAACCTCTCGTTTATTTCAAGATTTACGAGAAGATAAGGGATTGGTGTCTCAAATTAGTGTTAGTAATATGACTCAAAAAGTTCAAGGAATGTTTTATGTAGCTGCTAAATTATCAAAAGATAATATTACAGAGGTCGAAAAAATAATTATTCAACATTTGCATAAAATTCAAAAAGAATCTATCAAAGAAGAAGAGTTAAATCGTATCAAAAGACAAGCGATTAATCGCTTTATTTTTAATAATGAACGGCCAAGCGATCGCACTAATCTTTACGGATATTATTATTCTCAAATGCAGGATATAAACATGGCTTTATCTTATCCTCAAATCATCCAATCTTTAACCTTAAATGATATTCAAAAAGCAGCACAAAAGTATCTTAATCTGAATGCTTACGGAGTAACAATAGTGAAAAATTGTAATTGA